A genome region from Chengkuizengella sp. SCS-71B includes the following:
- a CDS encoding HNH endonuclease signature motif containing protein: MNKADKKKFYDSQAWKGCRKLVLLRDNYLCQICIKQNKITPSDIVHHIEHLEDNPSRALDMDNLLSVCSSCHNKEHPEKGKKEQRKKRTRRIKVIEVKANEEVI, from the coding sequence ATGAACAAAGCAGATAAGAAGAAATTTTATGATAGCCAAGCATGGAAAGGTTGCAGGAAGTTAGTACTTTTAAGAGACAACTACTTATGTCAAATATGTATTAAACAAAATAAGATTACTCCATCAGATATAGTACACCATATAGAACACTTAGAAGATAATCCTAGTCGAGCATTAGACATGGATAACTTATTAAGTGTTTGTTCGTCATGCCATAATAAAGAACATCCAGAGAAAGGGAAGAAGGAGCAGAGAAAGAAGAGGACAAGGAGAATCAAAGTAATAGAAGTAAAGGCAAATGAAGAAGTGATATAA
- a CDS encoding S8 family serine peptidase, with protein MDSKKVIVYICIFSMIFSNLSYANPSELLIEEPVTSYLIGLNDEVSADEFKEIKLKDKKTKKIKTKKEDLIVAELTEAELLEVTNDDEVLFVEENAIVEVASIDKPTKKDVDENNQLLPWGIQAIGSDIAFKNKFDGKNVNIAILDTGIADHSDLKVKDGISFVEGKLFDEDDQGHGTHVAGTIAALDNRLGVLGVAPGADLYAVKVLDEDGNGSYAQVIEGIQWAIDNKMDIISMSFGGKSYSQALHEVIKTAEDEGILVISAGGNLGEGNNTLLYPSLFPEVISVGAVDKKLERADYSSTGLELDLVAPGTSILSTLQDGNYGEMTGTSMAVPHVTGAAALIWESDKKLTADEVKNILYNSATPLGDKHRYGFGLVNVAKALELIDQSAQGTEDAIENLGEELTESEENIEEELIDLPITEEDSKGFSSKERIDVPELRGDLLLIAAYFYPTYINQLNEVEKFELFKLDTELLNKKIASLNSTDFNTLEELLPVAISQYKYHTDREGYIEEIQNLKLNKARDSNTKELKETFSKASVPEDFTFSDFNNEYTYKITTDDYVDSLYRTANRRVTDVYLPGKNGFDLVLQRHYNSLESKVKDPRATSTTNKSDEINPEDVMSGFIANGWSLNLPYLEWEDIKGDIINDTDYLGTDSNDDKVYESSYKFELNPFTKMVFTLEDGSSYEFRRTNYDNPNYPTIELVDYPYGNNVSFEVLPQGDQFWKGFNFENGPDRWDYEAGWDVEQYRFGIGNIMYEFDADGKILRKYDRILDDELIFEYDDVNNNITISDSLGRRVSIYRNNDMVIYQISVFDRNGSTLKEIHYKTTNRTEDITYRRYTSNFTFPNDIITESISYWRLDEVNDIDGNVLEAYNYYPIDSTTLADFNLILKPYAHYTKESDGNRIRNHLDYDEYKNRIDYWESDRVLIELDEVYDTQWQDYAEIPYLLLKNVYFNNGTIMKFNYDLYDPFWDDDYFEGNQEIGSAEEQRNTTKLFIDRYALQHISYHAVNRIDFMYEDPVNSSSINYVEYAKLHQDHGWNFKEYWKNSQIEIPRLRNSSRFGDRQTNKVSSSTGEENFYYYQNNGTRFLLTSTWTRDLQESELQFIEDEKYFLSQPDVVIAYDYSGDHIQPTTVYRYSDDIPDYEEVVQEVDERFIMNVKNVQFPEIPYPEVNVQAHYFEYDNYGELKQEVDPLGNTTVYEYTGNFHQLSNINIQSQDGLFTYQKDIVYGSSGAQNDLPELETEIYTYQDPFLPTSNKTDTLKKEYVYEDQLLKSLTSYASGDQFGNESIVSDKEFTYTEDAKLKTETSKVTLEEGQSPTSLTIQYDYNEEGNLREIIYSDTSEVEYEYDYLDRITSYSQVPFGGDIRTTTVDYVNDERKVTVNTPDGEQIESFYNPFGLNVKQVRNVNEVSKVINEIESNDGIITDATKPYGNSDLGTSYTYDNLNRVMSMEDAEGNITRYFYANTVQGADGKYTLQQTSKVVYPNGKEEISYYDVSGNLIKFVERDVNGDKERITTNQYSSLGQLLETSVTSEGKTQTNQFGYDGTGNLIFLEDDLGQTYKYVYNPLGQVVEYYINNKTEPEVTKIYNEVGWLLTETSPSDDQETYTYNNKGLIETFVDKKGQTFTYTYSPYNEVEHMTVTDNTGQEVLWEDYTYDPETRLPTELANSEGQTLSYTYDEWKRLNTQQIAGNTYTFNYDDFDRLNALVYPDLKQVDYTHDNLSRIKTVSYDGQLMGDYDYTISTDGTSLALNYEPLSMGFQTDINPFGELISHEQKDTGSITWAESFGYDGLGNIEYINQNGELSTYQYDDLNRIIQEDVVEGIQTYTYDEKGNRKTMEGTMKLPLGPREFTYNALNQLSTFKENDEETTYQYYVGGLRATKESVDGDFTRYIYYQGNVIEELDQVGNPTARNIWGNQLLYREDMTSNLGGYYFYNGHGDVVKVIADDGSKDVLKEYDYDIWGNVLSETSHETKTFDNPFQYTGEIYDEESGLIYLRARYYDPSMGRFITEDTYEGTISNPLSMNLYTYVSNNPLKYIDPSGHSAVCGYGGCGAGLYGPDGTHYITGEEKPGNSESERAFSRWFFNDFLLGDFYTLADPNASRVDKGAAIFFLLGNKLFKLVDEGIYFLTKTKTSGAEDIYSFQKYKGSLMTEDILSNSRPIINGGDLKDSRAIAELTKDGSDINDWAKMSSNAYETQYGRGEFHFYQNQLTGEISSFDSKLKIPKPKKLRENPDDEYWIIDVDENFNYVKLRD; from the coding sequence GTGGATTCAAAAAAAGTTATAGTATATATATGTATCTTTTCTATGATATTTTCAAATCTATCTTATGCAAATCCAAGTGAACTATTAATAGAAGAACCAGTTACTTCGTATTTAATAGGTTTAAATGATGAAGTTTCTGCAGATGAATTTAAGGAAATAAAATTAAAAGATAAAAAGACTAAGAAAATTAAAACAAAAAAGGAAGATCTCATCGTTGCTGAATTAACTGAAGCAGAGTTATTAGAAGTAACAAACGATGATGAAGTTTTATTTGTAGAAGAAAATGCAATCGTTGAAGTTGCATCCATAGATAAACCAACAAAGAAAGATGTAGACGAAAATAATCAATTGCTTCCTTGGGGGATTCAAGCTATTGGGAGTGATATTGCTTTTAAAAATAAATTCGATGGTAAAAACGTAAATATAGCCATTTTAGATACAGGAATAGCTGACCATTCTGATTTAAAAGTGAAAGATGGGATTTCTTTTGTAGAAGGTAAATTATTTGATGAAGATGACCAAGGACACGGAACTCACGTTGCTGGAACCATAGCTGCACTCGATAATAGATTAGGTGTTTTAGGGGTTGCTCCTGGTGCTGATCTCTATGCAGTGAAAGTACTTGATGAAGATGGAAATGGCTCTTATGCTCAAGTCATTGAAGGGATTCAATGGGCAATTGATAACAAGATGGATATTATCTCTATGAGTTTTGGTGGAAAATCCTATAGTCAAGCACTTCATGAAGTGATAAAGACAGCAGAAGACGAAGGGATCTTGGTGATATCTGCAGGAGGAAACTTAGGTGAAGGTAATAATACGTTATTATATCCATCATTGTTTCCAGAAGTCATCTCTGTTGGAGCGGTAGATAAAAAACTGGAGAGAGCAGATTATTCTAGTACAGGATTAGAACTTGATTTAGTGGCTCCTGGTACTTCAATTTTAAGCACCTTGCAAGATGGAAATTATGGCGAAATGACAGGGACGTCCATGGCTGTACCTCATGTAACAGGTGCTGCAGCACTTATTTGGGAATCAGATAAGAAGCTGACAGCTGATGAAGTGAAAAATATATTATACAATTCAGCAACACCATTAGGAGATAAGCATCGATATGGTTTTGGTTTGGTAAATGTAGCTAAAGCGTTAGAGTTAATTGATCAATCGGCACAAGGAACAGAGGATGCAATTGAAAACCTAGGGGAAGAATTAACAGAATCTGAAGAAAATATTGAAGAAGAACTTATAGATTTACCTATAACTGAAGAAGATTCTAAGGGATTTTCTTCAAAAGAAAGAATAGACGTTCCTGAGTTAAGAGGAGATCTCTTATTAATTGCAGCTTATTTTTATCCAACATATATAAATCAATTAAATGAAGTTGAAAAATTTGAGCTATTCAAACTAGATACGGAATTGTTGAATAAAAAAATAGCATCATTGAATTCAACAGATTTTAACACTTTAGAAGAATTGCTACCAGTAGCGATATCGCAATATAAATATCATACTGATCGAGAAGGTTATATTGAGGAAATACAAAATTTAAAATTAAATAAAGCAAGAGACTCGAACACAAAAGAACTAAAAGAAACATTCTCAAAGGCTTCCGTACCAGAAGATTTTACTTTTTCCGATTTTAACAATGAATATACTTATAAGATAACAACAGATGACTATGTAGATTCACTATATAGAACGGCAAATCGGAGGGTAACCGATGTATACTTACCTGGAAAAAATGGATTTGACTTGGTTCTTCAAAGACATTACAACTCACTTGAAAGTAAAGTGAAGGATCCACGTGCAACTTCAACTACTAACAAATCCGATGAGATTAATCCAGAGGATGTTATGAGTGGGTTTATTGCAAATGGGTGGAGTTTAAATTTGCCGTATTTGGAATGGGAAGATATTAAAGGTGACATCATAAATGACACTGATTATCTTGGAACAGATAGTAATGATGATAAAGTATATGAAAGCAGTTATAAATTTGAACTGAATCCTTTTACCAAAATGGTATTTACATTAGAGGATGGAAGTTCATACGAATTTCGAAGAACCAACTACGATAATCCAAACTATCCAACAATTGAACTAGTGGATTATCCTTATGGAAACAATGTGAGTTTTGAAGTTCTACCTCAAGGTGATCAATTTTGGAAGGGATTTAACTTTGAGAACGGTCCTGATAGATGGGATTATGAAGCAGGATGGGATGTTGAACAATATAGATTTGGTATTGGTAATATAATGTATGAATTTGATGCGGACGGAAAAATCCTAAGAAAGTATGATCGGATTCTAGATGATGAACTAATTTTTGAATACGATGATGTGAACAATAACATTACAATTTCTGACTCTCTTGGAAGAAGAGTCTCAATATATAGAAATAATGATATGGTTATTTATCAAATTAGTGTTTTTGATCGTAATGGGAGTACACTGAAAGAAATTCATTATAAAACGACGAACAGAACGGAAGATATCACGTATAGAAGGTATACTTCCAATTTCACGTTTCCAAATGACATCATAACGGAAAGTATTTCTTATTGGCGACTAGATGAAGTGAATGATATAGATGGAAATGTATTGGAAGCTTATAATTATTACCCTATTGATTCAACAACATTAGCTGATTTCAATCTTATTTTAAAACCATATGCTCACTATACAAAGGAAAGCGATGGGAACAGGATCAGAAATCATTTAGACTATGACGAATATAAAAACAGAATTGATTATTGGGAATCAGATAGAGTATTAATAGAATTAGATGAAGTTTATGATACACAATGGCAAGATTATGCGGAAATCCCATATTTATTATTAAAAAATGTTTATTTCAATAATGGAACGATTATGAAATTTAATTATGATCTGTATGATCCGTTTTGGGATGATGATTATTTTGAAGGGAATCAGGAGATTGGATCGGCTGAAGAACAACGGAATACAACCAAGCTTTTCATTGACCGTTATGCATTACAGCACATCTCCTATCATGCAGTAAACCGAATTGATTTTATGTATGAAGATCCTGTGAACTCTTCTTCTATAAACTATGTGGAATATGCTAAACTTCATCAAGATCATGGTTGGAACTTCAAAGAATATTGGAAAAATAGTCAAATTGAGATTCCAAGATTAAGAAATTCATCTCGATTTGGTGATCGACAAACGAATAAGGTTTCAAGTTCCACTGGGGAAGAAAATTTCTATTACTATCAAAATAATGGGACTAGATTTTTACTAACATCAACATGGACAAGAGATTTACAAGAGAGTGAACTTCAGTTCATAGAAGATGAAAAATATTTTTTATCACAACCAGATGTTGTAATTGCTTATGATTATTCAGGCGATCATATTCAACCCACTACTGTATATCGGTACTCAGACGACATACCTGATTATGAGGAAGTAGTACAAGAAGTAGATGAAAGATTTATTATGAATGTAAAGAACGTACAATTTCCAGAGATTCCTTATCCTGAGGTGAATGTACAAGCCCATTACTTTGAATACGATAATTATGGGGAATTAAAACAAGAAGTTGATCCACTAGGAAATACAACTGTATATGAATACACAGGTAATTTTCATCAACTCTCAAATATAAACATCCAATCACAAGATGGTTTATTTACGTATCAAAAAGATATCGTTTACGGTAGTAGTGGAGCTCAAAATGATTTACCGGAACTTGAAACAGAAATATACACGTATCAAGATCCTTTTCTTCCAACTTCAAATAAAACAGATACTCTTAAAAAGGAGTATGTTTATGAAGATCAGTTATTGAAGAGTTTAACAAGTTATGCATCTGGAGATCAATTTGGGAATGAAAGTATAGTTTCAGATAAGGAGTTTACTTATACAGAGGATGCAAAGTTAAAAACTGAAACTTCAAAAGTTACCTTAGAAGAAGGTCAAAGTCCAACATCTTTAACCATTCAATATGATTATAACGAAGAAGGTAACTTAAGAGAAATCATCTATTCAGATACAAGTGAAGTCGAATATGAATATGACTATCTAGACCGCATTACATCTTACAGCCAAGTGCCATTTGGTGGAGACATTCGAACCACGACTGTTGACTACGTTAACGATGAAAGAAAAGTAACTGTAAATACACCAGATGGTGAACAAATAGAGAGCTTTTATAATCCATTTGGCTTAAATGTAAAACAAGTCAGAAATGTAAATGAAGTATCAAAAGTCATCAACGAAATAGAATCTAATGATGGCATCATTACAGATGCAACCAAACCTTATGGAAATAGTGATTTAGGAACCAGTTATACGTATGATAACTTAAATCGTGTCATGAGCATGGAGGATGCAGAAGGGAACATTACAAGATATTTTTATGCAAACACGGTTCAAGGAGCCGATGGAAAATACACCCTACAACAAACATCCAAAGTGGTTTATCCAAACGGAAAAGAAGAAATCTCATACTATGACGTCAGTGGAAATCTCATAAAGTTTGTTGAACGTGATGTGAATGGAGATAAAGAAAGAATCACAACCAATCAATATTCATCTTTAGGTCAATTACTAGAAACATCCGTCACTTCTGAAGGAAAAACACAAACGAATCAATTCGGTTATGATGGAACAGGGAACTTAATATTCCTAGAAGATGACCTCGGGCAAACCTATAAGTATGTTTATAACCCATTAGGGCAGGTCGTAGAATACTATATCAATAACAAAACTGAGCCTGAGGTTACGAAAATATATAACGAAGTCGGATGGTTATTAACAGAAACTTCTCCATCTGATGATCAAGAAACGTATACGTATAATAACAAAGGTCTGATTGAAACCTTTGTAGATAAAAAAGGTCAAACGTTTACTTATACGTATAGTCCATATAACGAAGTCGAACATATGACGGTGACAGATAACACTGGCCAAGAAGTATTATGGGAAGACTATACGTATGACCCAGAAACAAGATTGCCAACAGAGCTTGCCAATAGTGAAGGGCAAACCCTTTCCTATACGTATGATGAGTGGAAACGATTAAACACACAACAAATAGCTGGGAACACCTATACCTTTAACTATGATGATTTTGATAGACTAAATGCTTTAGTTTACCCTGATTTAAAACAAGTAGATTACACGCATGACAATTTAAGTCGTATTAAAACCGTCTCCTATGACGGTCAATTGATGGGAGACTATGACTATACCATTTCTACAGATGGAACTTCTTTAGCACTCAATTATGAACCTTTATCTATGGGATTCCAAACAGACATCAATCCATTTGGAGAACTGATCTCTCATGAACAAAAAGATACGGGAAGTATTACTTGGGCTGAATCTTTTGGGTATGATGGTCTTGGGAATATTGAATATATCAATCAAAATGGTGAACTCAGTACGTATCAATATGATGATTTAAATCGAATTATTCAAGAAGATGTAGTCGAAGGCATTCAAACTTACACGTATGATGAAAAAGGAAACCGTAAAACAATGGAAGGAACAATGAAACTTCCATTAGGTCCAAGAGAATTTACGTATAATGCACTAAATCAATTAAGTACTTTTAAAGAGAATGATGAGGAAACAACGTATCAATATTATGTAGGTGGACTACGTGCAACCAAAGAAAGTGTAGATGGTGACTTTACAAGATATATTTATTATCAAGGAAATGTTATTGAGGAATTAGATCAAGTAGGAAACCCAACAGCAAGAAACATTTGGGGAAATCAGTTATTATATAGAGAGGACATGACATCTAATTTAGGTGGATATTACTTCTATAACGGTCATGGTGATGTGGTTAAAGTTATCGCTGATGATGGTAGCAAAGATGTATTAAAAGAATATGACTACGATATCTGGGGTAACGTTCTATCTGAAACAAGTCATGAAACAAAAACCTTTGATAACCCATTCCAATATACAGGTGAAATCTATGATGAAGAGTCTGGATTGATCTATTTACGTGCAAGATACTATGATCCATCGATGGGTAGGTTTATTACTGAGGATACTTATGAAGGAACAATTAGTAATCCACTTAGTATGAATTTGTATACGTATGTAAGTAATAATCCGTTAAAATATATTGATCCGAGTGGTCATAGTGCGGTGTGTGGATATGGTGGCTGTGGAGCAGGATTATATGGACCTGATGGGACACATTATATTACTGGGGAAGAGAAGCCAGGAAACAGTGAATCAGAAAGAGCCTTTAGTAGATGGTTCTTTAATGACTTTTTACTTGGCGACTTTTATACATTAGCTGATCCAAATGCTAGTAGAGTAGATAAAGGTGCTGCTATATTCTTTCTCCTTGGAAATAAACTATTTAAGCTAGTTGATGAAGGAATATATTTTTTAACAAAAACAAAGACTAGTGGTGCTGAAGATATATACAGCTTTCAGAAGTATAAGGGATCACTAATGACAGAGGATATTCTTTCTAATTCTAGACCTATAATTAATGGTGGTGACTTAAAGGACTCTAGAGCTATTGCTGAACTAACTAAAGATGGTAGTGATATTAATGATTGGGCAAAAATGTCTTCAAATGCATACGAAACACAGTATGGTAGAGGAGAGTTCCATTTTTATCAAAATCAATTAACAGGTGAAATAAGCTCGTTTGATTCAAAACTTAAGATTCCAAAGCCAAAAAAATTAAGAGAAAATCCAGATGATGAGTATTGGATAATAGATGTAGATGAAAATTTTAATTATGTAAAATTGAGGGATTAG